A single region of the Selenomonas sp. oral taxon 920 genome encodes:
- a CDS encoding TIM barrel protein, which produces MLTLTNLSNADCDVENVLENDTDAIPAIMREHELDGIEFMICGPWDRVMHPPQYIKGVHLLFWPCWLDFWRGNRAALMEEFGSEENIRAYYGSLHVGDWIAAWKENLRQAAECQPQYLVLHVAHNRTSEMYRRAFAATNEDVIRATIELVNEIACEIPEGCRLLFENLWWPGLTFCQPHLAAMLLEKVNYPAVGFMLDTGHLMNTNLDLRSEADGAAYVTKIYQNLGEVGKHVYGLHLHRSLSGSYVREMMHRHAGSCDPLGWQTAMDYVVRVDRHEPFRTEAARRILDAVQPDYLVHEFLQRSRTDWEQKIRIQQCALGIL; this is translated from the coding sequence ATGCTTACACTGACGAATCTCTCCAATGCTGACTGCGATGTGGAGAACGTTCTCGAAAACGATACGGATGCCATTCCTGCCATCATGCGGGAGCACGAACTTGACGGCATTGAGTTCATGATCTGCGGACCGTGGGACCGTGTCATGCATCCTCCGCAATACATTAAGGGGGTGCACCTCCTGTTTTGGCCGTGCTGGCTGGATTTCTGGCGCGGCAACCGCGCGGCACTCATGGAGGAGTTCGGAAGCGAGGAGAATATCCGTGCCTACTACGGCTCTTTGCACGTCGGCGATTGGATCGCTGCGTGGAAGGAGAACCTGCGGCAGGCGGCAGAATGTCAGCCGCAGTATCTCGTCCTGCACGTCGCGCACAATCGCACATCCGAGATGTATAGGCGTGCATTTGCCGCGACGAATGAGGATGTCATTCGTGCGACGATCGAACTTGTGAATGAAATCGCGTGCGAAATCCCTGAGGGATGCAGACTCCTCTTTGAAAACCTCTGGTGGCCGGGGTTGACTTTTTGTCAGCCGCATCTGGCTGCCATGCTCTTGGAGAAGGTCAATTATCCCGCTGTTGGCTTTATGCTCGATACGGGGCATCTGATGAATACGAATCTTGATCTGCGGAGCGAAGCAGACGGCGCGGCGTATGTGACGAAGATCTATCAGAATCTCGGCGAGGTTGGGAAGCACGTCTATGGCTTACATCTGCACCGATCGCTTTCCGGTTCGTATGTACGGGAGATGATGCACCGCCATGCAGGCTCGTGCGATCCTCTGGGCTGGCAGACGGCGATGGACTATGTCGTGCGTGTGGATCGACATGAGCCGTTTCGGACAGAGGCGGCACGCCGTATCCTTGATGCTGTGCAGCCGGACTATCTCGTGCACGAGTTTTTGCAGCGTTCGCGTACGGATTGGGAGCAGAAAATTCGTATACAGC